Proteins encoded together in one Monomorium pharaonis isolate MP-MQ-018 chromosome 8, ASM1337386v2, whole genome shotgun sequence window:
- the LOC118646880 gene encoding uncharacterized protein LOC118646880 isoform X2, which produces MPIGSLVALTSSCESKGANSWCEYSLRMVGHVGIRNSLRIFVVRRIFPAFNEYSQKLRLDCYDNKFFNIKLLKLNIIVIMASNSFSQPQLYKCGLCLEYILFENIYLHNCVQNFTQVFITEDNVTFFPQTENRDSLNQNLSMEEMLIAAVEERPPLWNYKDCLPKDRTNAAKNKLWEEIEEILNPNKENPQYTAAYFKNKWRNLLDTYRVYLSKERTQSGQAAHKKNHGDLWTKWVL; this is translated from the exons atgccgattggttctctcgttgCGCTTACTTCGAGTTGCGAGAGTAAAGGCGCAAATTCATGGTGCGAATATTCATTGCGAATGGTAGGTCACGTGGGCATTCGTAATTCGTTGCGAATATTCGTTGTTCGCAGGATTTTTCCTGCTTTTAACGAATACTCGCAAAAATTAAGATTGGATTGctatgataataaattttttaatataaaacttctaaaattaaatattatagttataatgGCGTCAAATAGTTTTTCACAg CCACAGCTTTACAAATGTGGTCTGTGCTtagaatatatactttttgaaaacatatatttacataactgTGTGCAAAACTTTACGCAAGTTTTTATAACCGAAGATAATGTAACTTTCTTTCCTCAAACag aaaatagagaTTCCTTAAATCAAAACTTGTCGATGGAAGAAATGCTTATTGCAGCAGTTGAAGAAAGACCACCGTTGTGGAACTATAAAGATTGCCTTCCAAAAGATCGAACCAATGCtgcaaagaataaattatggGAAGAAATTGAAGAGATCCTTAATCCCAATAAAGAAAACC CACAATACACTGctgcttattttaaaaataagtggAGAAATTTATTAGACACGTATAGAGTGTATTTATCAAAAGAAAGAACACAAAGTGGACAAGCTGCTCACAAAAAAAACCATGGAGATTTATGGACCAAATGggttttataa
- the LOC118646880 gene encoding uncharacterized protein LOC118646880 isoform X1, whose product MPIGSLVALTSSCESKGANSWCEYSLRMVGHVGIRNSLRIFVVRRIFPAFNEYSQKLRLDCYDNKFFNIKLLKLNIIVIMASNSFSQPQLYKCGLCLEYILFENIYLHNCVQNFTQVFITEDNVTFFPQTESNEVIDTMEKLEIYRTKLNETNKHIEFNKENRDSLNQNLSMEEMLIAAVEERPPLWNYKDCLPKDRTNAAKNKLWEEIEEILNPNKENPQYTAAYFKNKWRNLLDTYRVYLSKERTQSGQAAHKKNHGDLWTKWVL is encoded by the exons atgccgattggttctctcgttgCGCTTACTTCGAGTTGCGAGAGTAAAGGCGCAAATTCATGGTGCGAATATTCATTGCGAATGGTAGGTCACGTGGGCATTCGTAATTCGTTGCGAATATTCGTTGTTCGCAGGATTTTTCCTGCTTTTAACGAATACTCGCAAAAATTAAGATTGGATTGctatgataataaattttttaatataaaacttctaaaattaaatattatagttataatgGCGTCAAATAGTTTTTCACAg CCACAGCTTTACAAATGTGGTCTGTGCTtagaatatatactttttgaaaacatatatttacataactgTGTGCAAAACTTTACGCAAGTTTTTATAACCGAAGATAATGTAACTTTCTTTCCTCAAACag AAAGTAATGAAGTTATTGACACAATGgagaaattagaaatttatcgtacTAAGTTAAATGAAACTAATAAAcacattgaatttaataaagaaaatagagaTTCCTTAAATCAAAACTTGTCGATGGAAGAAATGCTTATTGCAGCAGTTGAAGAAAGACCACCGTTGTGGAACTATAAAGATTGCCTTCCAAAAGATCGAACCAATGCtgcaaagaataaattatggGAAGAAATTGAAGAGATCCTTAATCCCAATAAAGAAAACC CACAATACACTGctgcttattttaaaaataagtggAGAAATTTATTAGACACGTATAGAGTGTATTTATCAAAAGAAAGAACACAAAGTGGACAAGCTGCTCACAAAAAAAACCATGGAGATTTATGGACCAAATGggttttataa
- the LOC118646879 gene encoding putative nuclease HARBI1 isoform X1 translates to MENLIQEDWITNTQNNLLKHTVEVVYNYLYNERKRKALAALCTILHLKKKRKYRKKKHWVAPLFKERKVHGFYHAILPILRLEDLRFCNYVRMSATQLENLLVLIGHDIYKQSYIRESIGVSERLLLTLRFLASGDSISSMSYQYLVGVTTAANIISETCQVLWDNLLPIVMTMELSHENWYKISECFSNKWNFPHCVGAIDGKHIIIQCPAKAGSSFYNYKSTHSIVLLAICDANYMFLFVDIGAYGRRSDGGIFKESEMGKRFENNDMQLPPLASICENGDSLPYCIVGDEAFPLKPYLLRPYPGKYSVEHDKRIFNYRLGRARRVIENTFGILASRWRIFRKPIILSVENSMKIVQACVCLHNWLRMADLLEEENIQYITEDIIDHEAEDGFALAFRRTELENSTAFREMTNAGNNSSTREAVEIREKFKHYFNNDGAVEWQENNI, encoded by the exons atggaaaatttgATTCAGGAAGATTGGATAACTAATACCcaaaacaatttgttaaaacATACTGTAGAAgtagtttataattatttatataatgaaagaaaaagaaaagctcTAGCAGCGTTATGTACTATTTTGCActtaaagaagaaaaggaaatacCGTAAAAAGAAACATTGGGTTGCTCcgctttttaaagaaagaaaagtccATGGATTTTATCATGCTATTTTGCCTATACTTAGATTAGAAGATTTAagattttgtaattatgttaGAATGTCAGCAACGCAACTGGAAAATTTGTTAGTTTTAATTGGCcatgatatttataaacaaagttatattagAGAAAGTATTGGTGTTTCTGAACGTCTTCTTTTGACTTTAAG atttcttgCTTCTGGAGATTCCATCTCCTCAATGTCTTACCAATATTTAGTTGGTGTTACAACTGctgcaaatattatttctgaaaCCTGTCAAGTTTTATGGGATAATTTGTTGCCAATTGTTATGACAATGGAATTGAGTCATGAAAACTGgtataaaatttctgaatgtttttcaaataaatggaATTTTCCTCATTGCGTAGGTGCCATTGACggtaaacatattattatccaa tgtcCAGCTAAAGCGGGGTCAtccttttacaattataaaagtacTCATAGCATTGTTCTTCTTGCTATATGCGATGCAAATTACATGTTTTTGTTTGTGGATATAGGAGCATATGGCAGAAGAAGTGACGGAGGGATTTTTAAAGAATCTGAAATGGgtaaaagatttgaaaataatgacatGCAACTTCCACCACTTGCATCTATTTGTGAAAATGGAGACAGTCTCCCTTATTGTATTGTTGGAGATGAAGCATTTCCTCTGAAGCCTTACTTATTAAGACCATATCCAGGGAAATACAGTGTCGAACATGATAAACGTATTTTTAACTATCGTTTAGGAAGAGCTAGAAGAGTTATTGAAAATACTTTTGGAATTTTGGCTAGCAGATGGCGTATTTTCCGAAAACCTATTATACTGAGTGTGGAAAATAGCATGAAAATCGTTCAAGCGTGTGTATGTCTACACAATTGGTTACGGATGGCAGATTTACTTGAAGAAGaaaacatacaatatataacagAAGACATAATTGACCATGAAGCTGAAGATGGCTTTGCACTTGCTTTTCGAAGGACAGAATTAGAAAATTCAACAGCTTTTAGAGAAATGACTAATGCAGGAAACAACTCCAGTACTAGAGAAGCAGTAGAAATTAGAGAAaagtttaaacattattttaataatgacgGAGCCGTTGAATggcaagaaaataatatttaa
- the LOC118646880 gene encoding uncharacterized protein LOC118646880 isoform X3, which produces MPIGSLVALTSSCESKGANSWCEYSLRMVGHVGIRNSLRIFVVRRIFPAFNEYSQKLRLDCYDNKFFNIKLLKLNIIVIMASNSFSQPQLYKCGLCLEYILFENIYLHNCVQNFTQVFITEDNVTFFPQTAVEERPPLWNYKDCLPKDRTNAAKNKLWEEIEEILNPNKENPQYTAAYFKNKWRNLLDTYRVYLSKERTQSGQAAHKKNHGDLWTKWVL; this is translated from the exons atgccgattggttctctcgttgCGCTTACTTCGAGTTGCGAGAGTAAAGGCGCAAATTCATGGTGCGAATATTCATTGCGAATGGTAGGTCACGTGGGCATTCGTAATTCGTTGCGAATATTCGTTGTTCGCAGGATTTTTCCTGCTTTTAACGAATACTCGCAAAAATTAAGATTGGATTGctatgataataaattttttaatataaaacttctaaaattaaatattatagttataatgGCGTCAAATAGTTTTTCACAg CCACAGCTTTACAAATGTGGTCTGTGCTtagaatatatactttttgaaaacatatatttacataactgTGTGCAAAACTTTACGCAAGTTTTTATAACCGAAGATAATGTAACTTTCTTTCCTCAAACag CAGTTGAAGAAAGACCACCGTTGTGGAACTATAAAGATTGCCTTCCAAAAGATCGAACCAATGCtgcaaagaataaattatggGAAGAAATTGAAGAGATCCTTAATCCCAATAAAGAAAACC CACAATACACTGctgcttattttaaaaataagtggAGAAATTTATTAGACACGTATAGAGTGTATTTATCAAAAGAAAGAACACAAAGTGGACAAGCTGCTCACAAAAAAAACCATGGAGATTTATGGACCAAATGggttttataa
- the LOC118646879 gene encoding uncharacterized protein LOC118646879 isoform X2, producing the protein MENLIQEDWITNTQNNLLKHTVEVVYNYLYNERKRKALAALCTILHLKKKRKYRKKKHWVAPLFKERKVHGFYHAILPILRLEDLRFCNYVRMSATQLENLLVLIGHDIYKQSYIRESIGVSERLLLTLRFLASGDSISSMSYQYLVGVTTAANIISETCQVLWDNLLPIVMTMELSHENWYKISECFSNKWNFPHCVGAIDGKHIIIQEHMAEEVTEGFLKNLKWVKDLKIMTCNFHHLHLFVKMETVSLIVLLEMKHFL; encoded by the exons atggaaaatttgATTCAGGAAGATTGGATAACTAATACCcaaaacaatttgttaaaacATACTGTAGAAgtagtttataattatttatataatgaaagaaaaagaaaagctcTAGCAGCGTTATGTACTATTTTGCActtaaagaagaaaaggaaatacCGTAAAAAGAAACATTGGGTTGCTCcgctttttaaagaaagaaaagtccATGGATTTTATCATGCTATTTTGCCTATACTTAGATTAGAAGATTTAagattttgtaattatgttaGAATGTCAGCAACGCAACTGGAAAATTTGTTAGTTTTAATTGGCcatgatatttataaacaaagttatattagAGAAAGTATTGGTGTTTCTGAACGTCTTCTTTTGACTTTAAG atttcttgCTTCTGGAGATTCCATCTCCTCAATGTCTTACCAATATTTAGTTGGTGTTACAACTGctgcaaatattatttctgaaaCCTGTCAAGTTTTATGGGATAATTTGTTGCCAATTGTTATGACAATGGAATTGAGTCATGAAAACTGgtataaaatttctgaatgtttttcaaataaatggaATTTTCCTCATTGCGTAGGTGCCATTGACggtaaacatattattatccaa GAGCATATGGCAGAAGAAGTGACGGAGGGATTTTTAAAGAATCTGAAATGGgtaaaagatttgaaaataatgacatGCAACTTCCACCACTTGCATCTATTTGTGAAAATGGAGACAGTCTCCCTTATTGTATTGTTGGAGATGAAGCATTTCCTCTGA